The following coding sequences lie in one Prochlorococcus marinus XMU1412 genomic window:
- a CDS encoding GNAT family N-acetyltransferase, protein MKEISLIKHAKGALGLRVFGLGPNLKPTNGLIKLQKLLDTNAFWAKNRTINDLKKCLANSDVVISLWVGKEIVGFGRALTDGIYRGVLWDIVIDQNHQGKGFGTLIVKNLLSSKKIKNTKKLYLMTTNKKLFYSQLDFKEVTSQNLLIHEI, encoded by the coding sequence ATGAAAGAAATATCTCTAATCAAACATGCCAAAGGAGCTTTAGGGTTAAGGGTTTTTGGATTAGGTCCTAATCTGAAACCAACAAATGGCTTAATTAAGCTACAAAAATTACTAGATACCAATGCTTTCTGGGCAAAAAATAGAACAATTAATGATCTAAAAAAATGTCTTGCTAACAGTGATGTCGTAATAAGTCTTTGGGTTGGTAAGGAAATAGTTGGATTTGGTAGAGCTTTGACCGATGGGATTTACCGCGGAGTACTTTGGGATATTGTTATAGATCAAAATCATCAAGGCAAAGGTTTTGGCACATTAATTGTAAAAAATCTTTTATCTTCTAAAAAAATTAAAAATACAAAAAAATTATATTTAATGACAACAAATAAAAAATTGTTTTATTCTCAATTGGATTTTAAAGAAGTTACTTCTCAAAATTTATTGATTCATGAAATATAA
- a CDS encoding nuclear transport factor 2 family protein, protein MTRVISIKDLKGLFTKPYGTDAPTKQKWAEFYNENVIFTDPTQETEGLDSYVKAQEKLVKRCDDVFLETHAISITGDCGFVEWTMGLKIMGKEFIYPGTTRLLFGENGLIKEHRDYFDFCGPTFGPVPILGTFIRWLYSKFVS, encoded by the coding sequence ATGACAAGAGTAATTTCTATAAAGGATTTAAAGGGATTATTTACTAAACCTTATGGTACGGATGCACCAACAAAACAAAAATGGGCTGAATTTTATAATGAGAATGTTATTTTTACTGACCCAACTCAGGAAACAGAGGGCTTAGATTCTTATGTTAAAGCTCAAGAAAAGCTAGTTAAAAGATGTGATGATGTTTTTTTAGAAACTCATGCAATTTCCATAACTGGGGATTGTGGATTTGTTGAATGGACAATGGGTTTAAAAATTATGGGTAAAGAATTTATTTATCCTGGAACCACTCGTTTATTATTTGGGGAAAATGGATTAATCAAAGAGCACAGAGATTACTTTGATTTTTGCGGACCAACTTTTGGACCAGTTCCTATTTTAGGAACTTTTATAAGATGGCTTTATAGTAAATTTGTATCTTGA
- the ribH gene encoding 6,7-dimethyl-8-ribityllumazine synthase gives MAIFEGSFTNASTLKVGIVIARFNDLITNKILSGCLDCLKRHGLDTSVLSNQVDIVWVPGSFELPIAAKTLMKKKSYDVVIALGAVIRGETSHYDVVISEASKGISQVSNENNVPIIFGVLTTDTMQQALERAGIKNNLGWNYALQAIEMGSLIKNLN, from the coding sequence ATGGCTATTTTTGAGGGTTCTTTTACTAATGCCTCTACTTTAAAAGTTGGGATTGTAATAGCAAGATTTAATGATTTAATTACAAATAAAATTCTATCTGGTTGTCTTGATTGTTTAAAAAGACATGGTTTAGATACTTCTGTATTAAGCAATCAAGTAGATATAGTTTGGGTTCCTGGTTCATTCGAATTACCAATCGCAGCTAAAACCCTCATGAAAAAAAAGAGTTATGACGTTGTAATTGCTCTTGGGGCTGTGATCCGTGGTGAAACTTCCCACTATGATGTCGTTATATCAGAGGCTAGCAAAGGTATTTCGCAAGTTTCAAATGAAAATAATGTTCCAATTATTTTTGGAGTTTTAACTACTGATACTATGCAGCAAGCTTTAGAAAGAGCAGGGATTAAAAATAATCTTGGTTGGAATTATGCTTTACAAGCAATTGAGATGGGATCTTTAATTAAAAATTTAAATTAA
- the psbZ gene encoding photosystem II reaction center protein PsbZ, with the protein MQAVNFFFVNALLFASLIAVVGVPVLYVTQPSTEEGQRESRRKIYSIAAVWIVLVFVTGIVSSLV; encoded by the coding sequence ATGCAGGCTGTTAACTTTTTCTTCGTAAATGCTCTATTATTTGCTTCTCTAATTGCGGTAGTTGGAGTACCCGTTTTATATGTGACTCAACCTTCTACTGAGGAAGGACAGCGAGAAAGTAGGAGAAAAATTTATTCTATTGCTGCTGTTTGGATTGTTTTGGTTTTTGTTACAGGGATAGTTTCTTCATTAGTTTGA
- the mutS gene encoding DNA mismatch repair protein MutS, with amino-acid sequence MQEDTIIQKNLFAIGNDNNEQKEITKITEDLSLEDLKKESQKRPRQRKNSTNLINKFKTDLISNNKNVCINEESYSYKTVSKLKLTPVMKHYVTLKEENKDRLLLYRLGDFFECFFEDAVLISNLLEITLTSKDAGKEIGKIPMAGVPHHAMERYCADLIKKNYSVVICDQLEKSSGNYGTPIKRGITRIITPGTVIEEGMLIAKKNNWITAIYLSEENSDESYEWGISKADVSTGELITLEGQSLSKLFDEIIKLDSSEIIVGSNAVRNLLIKGNRQITYTVSQETNFGINEANYLIKNYFQIANLEGIGLKNLNNATRSLGGLLNYLEKINPSNLDKDSSLKISLDFPQIQYGHNKLIIDYQTQKNLEIKNTQREHNYVGSLLWSIDRTYTCMGARCLRRWIDSPLLNVNEIYKRQNIITNFIESKKLRTDTQNLLRAMGDLERLAGRACAGHASPRDLIAIAEGLKKLPRLKSIIKLFKYDLPDWTDQLKNIDEGLLELADTISFKLIENPPLNISEGGMIHDGVDNILDGLRNLMDDYSEWLNKEELKERKISKISNLKIQFHKNFGYYISINKSKVNLAPQHWIKRQTLTNEERYITSEIKNKENKIFQIKSRASSKEYEIFCELRNIVAEKTKQIRSIAKSIASLDALLGLSITSVENNFIKPSLIPINDSMTKNSTKIIAGRNPIVEQLLSDKKFVANDISFEDNQKLIILTGPNASGKSCFIRQLGLIQILTQIGSFVPANNAEIKIADRIFTRIGAVDDQSSGQSTFMVEMSETASILNQATSSSLVLLDEIGRGTSTFDGLSIAWSVSEYLAKKIQCNTIFATHYHELNYLKNSNRNIQNFQVLVEQNNDQLIFSHRIVKGGSNKSYGIEAAKLAGVPKEVIEKAKSVLNSLEENNKLNYDIK; translated from the coding sequence ATGCAAGAAGATACGATAATTCAAAAGAATTTATTTGCAATTGGTAATGATAATAATGAGCAAAAAGAAATAACAAAAATTACAGAAGATTTATCTTTGGAAGATTTAAAAAAAGAATCGCAAAAAAGACCCAGACAAAGAAAAAATTCAACTAATTTAATAAATAAATTCAAGACTGATTTAATTTCAAATAACAAAAATGTTTGCATCAATGAAGAATCCTATAGCTATAAAACTGTTTCAAAACTGAAATTAACTCCTGTAATGAAGCATTATGTAACTCTAAAAGAAGAAAATAAAGATAGGTTATTACTTTATAGATTAGGAGACTTTTTTGAATGTTTTTTTGAGGACGCTGTATTAATATCTAACCTTTTAGAAATAACGCTTACCAGTAAAGATGCTGGCAAAGAGATTGGTAAGATCCCTATGGCAGGGGTTCCCCATCATGCAATGGAGAGATACTGTGCTGATTTAATTAAAAAAAATTACTCTGTAGTTATATGCGATCAATTAGAAAAAAGTTCTGGCAATTATGGGACTCCAATTAAAAGAGGAATAACAAGAATAATTACTCCTGGAACTGTAATTGAAGAGGGGATGTTGATAGCAAAGAAAAATAATTGGATTACTGCTATTTACTTATCAGAAGAAAACTCAGATGAATCTTATGAATGGGGCATATCAAAGGCTGATGTAAGCACAGGAGAATTAATAACTTTAGAAGGCCAATCTCTGTCAAAACTATTTGATGAAATTATTAAATTAGATTCTTCAGAAATCATTGTAGGAAGCAATGCAGTAAGAAATTTATTAATTAAAGGAAATAGGCAAATTACATATACTGTTTCTCAAGAGACTAATTTTGGAATTAATGAAGCAAATTATCTAATAAAAAATTATTTCCAAATTGCAAACTTAGAGGGAATAGGACTTAAAAATTTAAACAATGCAACTAGATCACTTGGAGGCTTATTAAATTATTTAGAAAAAATTAATCCTTCAAATTTAGATAAAGATTCTTCATTAAAAATCTCATTAGACTTTCCACAAATCCAATATGGTCACAACAAATTAATTATTGATTATCAAACTCAAAAAAACTTAGAAATCAAAAATACACAACGAGAACACAATTATGTAGGCTCGCTCTTATGGAGTATTGATAGAACTTATACTTGCATGGGTGCAAGGTGTTTAAGAAGGTGGATAGATTCACCACTATTAAACGTTAATGAAATTTATAAAAGACAAAATATAATTACAAACTTTATTGAATCTAAAAAATTACGTACAGATACTCAAAATTTACTTAGAGCAATGGGGGATTTAGAAAGACTTGCAGGTAGAGCTTGTGCAGGTCATGCAAGTCCCAGAGACTTAATTGCAATAGCTGAAGGTTTAAAAAAATTGCCTAGACTAAAATCCATAATTAAATTATTTAAATATGATCTCCCAGATTGGACTGATCAATTAAAAAATATTGATGAAGGACTCTTAGAATTAGCTGATACTATAAGTTTTAAACTAATAGAAAATCCCCCTCTAAATATTAGTGAAGGAGGCATGATCCACGATGGTGTTGACAATATATTAGATGGTTTACGTAATTTAATGGATGATTACTCTGAGTGGCTAAATAAAGAAGAATTAAAAGAAAGAAAAATTAGCAAAATTTCAAACCTAAAAATTCAATTTCATAAAAATTTTGGTTATTACATTTCTATAAATAAATCAAAAGTTAATTTAGCTCCACAACATTGGATCAAAAGGCAAACACTTACTAATGAAGAAAGGTATATCACTTCAGAAATTAAAAATAAAGAAAATAAGATTTTCCAAATAAAAAGTAGAGCTTCTTCAAAAGAATATGAAATTTTCTGCGAATTAAGAAATATAGTTGCTGAAAAAACAAAACAAATAAGATCAATCGCAAAATCCATAGCATCTCTTGATGCACTGCTTGGTTTATCAATTACTTCAGTAGAAAACAATTTTATAAAACCTTCATTAATACCAATAAATGATTCAATGACAAAAAATAGTACAAAAATTATCGCAGGAAGAAATCCAATTGTAGAGCAATTGTTAAGTGATAAAAAGTTTGTAGCAAACGATATCTCTTTTGAGGATAATCAAAAATTAATTATATTAACCGGTCCCAATGCAAGCGGAAAAAGTTGCTTTATAAGACAACTCGGTTTAATACAAATTCTCACACAAATTGGAAGCTTTGTTCCTGCTAATAATGCTGAAATCAAGATTGCAGATAGGATTTTCACAAGAATTGGGGCAGTTGATGATCAATCATCTGGGCAATCAACATTTATGGTAGAAATGTCTGAAACTGCATCAATTCTAAATCAGGCAACTTCTAGCTCACTAGTTTTACTTGATGAGATAGGCAGAGGGACATCAACTTTTGATGGACTTTCAATAGCTTGGTCAGTAAGTGAATATCTTGCAAAAAAAATTCAATGTAATACTATTTTTGCTACGCACTATCATGAGCTTAATTACTTAAAAAATTCAAATAGGAATATACAAAATTTTCAAGTTTTAGTAGAACAAAATAACGATCAGCTAATTTTTAGCCACAGAATTGTTAAAGGGGGCTCAAACAAAAGCTATGGCATAGAAGCAGCTAAATTAGCAGGAGTTCCAAAAGAAGTTATAGAAAAAGCAAAATCAGTTTTAAATTCTTTAGAAGAAAATAACAAATTAAATTATGATATTAAGTAG
- a CDS encoding precorrin-8X methylmutase has translation MVIDHPIFLESIRFIRSHLLANDLNYLETKVLERLVHTSGDFSVQNLVNFSEGACEKGLKALKNGAPILTDTDMAAAAIKSMAENTTRNKVFTARMWFEKNNHTNLTKTAYGLSEGWKELSAMHSGSKSPIIVIGSSPTALTYLIDILENAKDLPSLIIGMPVGFIGVEKSKNKLISTDLPRIVLNSTRGGAAMAAAAVNALLRETI, from the coding sequence ATGGTAATAGATCATCCAATTTTTTTGGAAAGCATCAGATTCATAAGATCTCATTTATTAGCAAATGATCTAAATTATTTGGAAACAAAAGTGTTGGAGAGATTAGTACATACTTCAGGAGATTTTTCAGTTCAAAATCTTGTAAATTTTAGTGAAGGTGCTTGCGAAAAAGGGCTTAAGGCACTTAAAAATGGTGCTCCGATTTTAACTGATACTGATATGGCTGCAGCAGCAATAAAATCCATGGCAGAAAATACCACTAGGAATAAAGTATTCACCGCTAGAATGTGGTTTGAAAAAAATAATCATACAAATTTAACTAAAACTGCATATGGATTAAGTGAAGGTTGGAAGGAGTTATCCGCTATGCATTCTGGAAGCAAATCACCAATTATAGTTATTGGCAGTTCTCCTACAGCGTTAACTTATTTAATTGATATTTTAGAGAATGCAAAAGATTTACCTAGTTTAATTATCGGAATGCCTGTTGGATTTATTGGAGTAGAGAAAAGCAAAAACAAACTAATTTCAACCGATCTTCCTAGAATTGTTTTGAATTCAACTAGAGGAGGCGCTGCTATGGCAGCTGCTGCGGTTAACGCCTTATTGAGGGAAACTATTTAA
- the holA gene encoding DNA polymerase III subunit delta has translation MPIQILWGNDLNAQNTFIQKLIDKEVSKEWKEINVTNLNGDDDEQVNKAFDEVLTPPFGEGYRIVTLKNNPIFTAKNEDLRTKFEKIHDNIPQNTYFILQNTKKPDSRLKSTKFLQKLIKNNLAKEKSFSLPEIWDYEGQKRFLENAANEMNIKIDKNAAELIIDSVGNDSFKLINELAKAKTYLSAVSSDSNSQLFIKSIDVKKIFSDHQSNIFKIIDLLLQRNINESLIEINYSLQKGEPALRLNAGLISQIRIHTIIKLAVNSGNDNADKICNLAGISNPKRIFFIRRKVKNVSQEYLINLMSNLLDIESLLKQGNNPINVFTEKLINLS, from the coding sequence ATGCCAATACAAATATTATGGGGTAATGATTTAAATGCTCAAAATACATTTATTCAAAAATTAATTGATAAGGAAGTATCCAAAGAATGGAAAGAAATTAACGTAACAAATTTAAATGGAGATGATGATGAGCAAGTCAATAAAGCTTTTGATGAAGTTCTTACACCTCCTTTTGGAGAGGGATATAGAATAGTGACATTGAAAAATAATCCAATTTTTACTGCCAAAAATGAGGATCTAAGAACTAAATTTGAAAAAATTCATGACAACATACCTCAAAATACTTATTTCATTTTACAAAATACAAAAAAACCAGACTCAAGACTAAAGAGCACTAAATTTTTACAAAAACTTATCAAAAATAATTTAGCTAAAGAAAAGTCATTTTCTTTACCAGAAATCTGGGACTATGAGGGGCAAAAAAGATTTTTAGAAAATGCAGCAAATGAAATGAATATCAAAATTGATAAAAATGCAGCTGAATTAATAATTGATTCAGTTGGTAATGATAGCTTTAAACTAATAAATGAATTAGCCAAAGCAAAAACATACCTTTCTGCAGTATCAAGTGATTCGAATTCACAACTTTTTATTAAAAGTATTGATGTAAAAAAAATATTTAGTGATCATCAATCCAATATTTTCAAAATCATTGATCTTCTCTTACAAAGAAATATTAATGAAAGCCTCATAGAAATAAATTATTCCTTACAGAAAGGGGAACCTGCTTTAAGACTAAATGCAGGTTTAATTAGTCAAATAAGAATTCATACCATTATAAAATTAGCAGTTAATTCAGGTAACGATAATGCAGATAAGATTTGTAATCTTGCAGGCATTTCTAATCCAAAAAGAATTTTTTTTATTCGAAGAAAAGTCAAAAATGTATCTCAAGAATATTTAATTAATTTAATGAGTAACTTACTAGATATTGAATCATTACTAAAACAAGGTAATAATCCTATAAATGTTTTTACAGAGAAATTAATTAATTTAAGTTAA